A single genomic interval of Litoreibacter ponti harbors:
- a CDS encoding YceI family protein, which produces MPQLTRRALIAGLAVLPVAAHPLAAGAAPMRYALLAAQSEVGFVYTLAGVATKGSMPVKSAKVIIDPEALQRSSIDVVVDVTRARAGMIFATEALKAASVLDARRHPTIRFRSTAVRLGGQGRLSDGAKIDGALTIRGVTKPVTLNAALFRRAGSDPGDLSRLSFRVKGQVRRSDFGANGYADLVRDEIDLDIIARVALA; this is translated from the coding sequence ATGCCTCAGCTCACCCGCCGCGCCTTGATTGCGGGCCTTGCCGTCCTTCCCGTAGCGGCACACCCCCTTGCCGCGGGGGCGGCACCGATGCGCTACGCCCTGCTGGCCGCACAATCCGAAGTGGGGTTTGTCTACACGCTCGCGGGCGTCGCCACGAAGGGCTCGATGCCCGTGAAATCCGCCAAGGTGATCATCGACCCGGAGGCGCTGCAGCGCTCCTCCATCGACGTGGTCGTCGACGTGACCCGGGCCCGTGCGGGCATGATCTTCGCGACCGAGGCGCTCAAGGCGGCTTCCGTGCTGGACGCGCGCCGCCATCCGACCATCCGCTTCCGCTCGACCGCCGTGCGTCTTGGCGGTCAGGGCCGCCTATCGGACGGCGCGAAGATCGACGGGGCGCTCACCATTCGCGGGGTCACGAAGCCGGTAACGCTCAACGCCGCACTTTTTCGGCGCGCGGGCTCCGATCCCGGCGATCTCAGCCGGTTGAGCTTTCGGGTCAAGGGGCAGGTCCGGCGATCCGATTTCGGCGCCAATGGCTACGCTGATCTGGTGCGCGACGAGATCGACCTCGATATCATCGCGCGGGTTGCCCTAGCCTAG
- a CDS encoding MFS transporter gives MRLLISFAALFLSVALLQFSSGAVGPLDALSGLALEFTRAEVGLLGSAHFVGFFIGCWFAPRAMGSVGHSRAFSAFAAMGAIGLLAHMIVVDPYAWALMRVASGLCVAGCYTVIEAWLQSKVTNETRGRAMGTYRAVDMGASLLAQLMIGVLEPASYVSYNLLALLCCASLLPLTLTTARPPETPAAPRLRPALAWARSPLAVAGVIVAGLSSAAFRMIGPVYGQEVGLRPDQIGLFLAAFVAGGAVAQIPAGWLADKFDRRWVLIGMSAAAIFSCAVTVVSSTGGTVAVMIAAVLFGLTTFPIYSVSASHAHDFATSEERVELSAALMFFYAVGAIASPVVASTLMEAFGPSALFILMAGGHALLVVFGLSRMRVRATPRDRTPYVYAPRTSFTIGRLLRRQRDRK, from the coding sequence ATGCGCCTTCTGATTTCCTTTGCCGCCCTGTTCCTGTCCGTGGCCCTGTTGCAATTCAGCTCCGGCGCGGTGGGCCCGTTGGACGCCCTGTCGGGGCTCGCGCTGGAGTTCACCCGCGCCGAGGTTGGCCTGCTAGGATCAGCGCATTTCGTGGGCTTCTTCATCGGCTGCTGGTTTGCACCGCGCGCCATGGGGTCGGTCGGACATTCGCGCGCCTTCTCCGCCTTCGCGGCCATGGGGGCCATCGGGCTGCTGGCCCATATGATCGTGGTCGACCCCTATGCCTGGGCGCTGATGCGGGTCGCCTCCGGTCTGTGCGTCGCAGGCTGCTACACGGTGATCGAGGCCTGGCTGCAATCAAAAGTCACCAACGAGACCCGCGGGCGCGCGATGGGCACCTACCGGGCGGTGGACATGGGCGCGTCACTGCTGGCGCAGCTGATGATCGGCGTTTTGGAGCCTGCGAGCTACGTCTCCTACAATCTGCTGGCGCTCTTGTGCTGCGCGTCGCTGCTGCCACTGACCCTGACCACGGCCCGCCCACCCGAGACCCCTGCCGCCCCGCGCCTGCGCCCGGCGCTGGCCTGGGCGCGCTCGCCGCTCGCCGTCGCTGGCGTGATCGTGGCGGGCCTGTCTTCGGCGGCCTTTCGTATGATCGGACCGGTCTACGGTCAGGAAGTGGGGCTACGCCCCGACCAGATCGGGCTTTTCCTTGCCGCCTTCGTCGCCGGAGGCGCAGTTGCGCAGATCCCGGCGGGCTGGCTTGCCGACAAGTTCGATCGCCGCTGGGTCCTGATCGGTATGAGCGCCGCGGCGATCTTTTCCTGCGCGGTCACGGTCGTGTCGAGCACGGGCGGCACGGTCGCCGTGATGATTGCGGCGGTGCTGTTCGGGCTGACGACCTTTCCGATCTATTCCGTCTCCGCCTCCCACGCCCATGATTTCGCCACGTCGGAGGAACGGGTTGAGCTGTCAGCAGCACTGATGTTCTTCTACGCGGTCGGCGCCATCGCCTCACCCGTCGTGGCCTCAACCTTGATGGAGGCGTTCGGCCCCTCTGCCCTGTTCATCCTGATGGCGGGCGGGCACGCGTTGCTGGTCGTCTTCGGCTTGAGCCGTATGAGGGTGCGGGCCACGCCCAGAGATCGAACACCTTATGTCTATGCGCCGCGCACCTCGTTCACCATCGGAAGGCTCCTGCGGCGCCAGCGGGACCGTAAATAG
- the metG gene encoding methionine--tRNA ligase, translating into MTRILITSAIPYINGIKHLGNLVGSQLPADLYSRYMRARGHEVMFICATDEHGTPAELAAAKAGQPVAEFCAQMHETQSKIAEGFGLSFDHFGRSSSPQNQALTQHFAGQLKANGFIEEVSEKQVYSNADGRFLPDRYIEGTCPNCGYDKARGDQCENCTKQLDPTDLIEPRSAISGSTDLEVRETKHLYLRQSRLKDQLDAWIDSKADWPVLTTSIAKKWLHDGDGLRDRGITRDLDWGVPVKDGEKDWPGMEGKVFYVWFDAPIEYIAATKEWADARDMDDSAWQRWWRTDMGADDVRYVQFMGKDNVPFHTLSFPATIMGSGEPWKLVDYIKSFNYLNYDGGQFSTSQGRGIFMDQALEILDADYWRWWLLSHAPETSDSEFTWDNFQASVNKDLADVLGNFVSRVTKFCNAKFGPAVPAGGLPGPDEEDLVATLETRTRAYEAHMEAMDVRKAAAELRAIWVAGNEYLQEVAPWSTFKEDPDRAAAQIRLALNLIRVYAVLSAPFIPTASAKMLMGMNTLETSWPEDMNVALSALAPGHEFTVPEVLFAKITDEQREDWQARFAGVRA; encoded by the coding sequence ATGACCCGTATCCTGATCACATCCGCCATTCCCTATATCAACGGGATCAAGCACTTGGGAAACCTGGTGGGCTCGCAGCTGCCCGCCGATCTGTACTCGCGCTACATGCGGGCACGCGGCCATGAGGTGATGTTCATCTGCGCCACCGACGAGCATGGCACGCCCGCAGAGCTGGCGGCCGCAAAAGCGGGCCAGCCGGTGGCCGAGTTCTGCGCGCAGATGCATGAGACCCAAAGCAAAATTGCCGAAGGCTTCGGGCTGTCCTTTGATCATTTCGGTCGCTCGTCGAGCCCGCAAAACCAAGCGCTGACCCAGCATTTCGCGGGCCAGCTAAAGGCCAATGGTTTCATTGAGGAAGTGTCGGAGAAGCAGGTCTATTCCAACGCCGATGGCCGCTTCCTGCCCGACCGCTATATCGAGGGCACCTGCCCCAATTGCGGCTATGACAAAGCCCGTGGCGACCAGTGCGAGAACTGCACCAAGCAGCTCGACCCGACCGACCTGATCGAGCCGCGCTCGGCCATTTCGGGCTCCACCGATCTTGAGGTGCGCGAGACCAAGCACCTGTACCTGCGCCAGTCCAGGCTGAAGGATCAGCTGGATGCCTGGATCGACAGCAAGGCTGACTGGCCAGTGCTGACCACGTCCATAGCGAAGAAGTGGCTGCATGACGGCGACGGCCTGCGCGACCGGGGGATCACCCGTGATCTGGACTGGGGGGTGCCGGTCAAGGATGGCGAAAAGGATTGGCCAGGGATGGAAGGAAAGGTCTTCTACGTCTGGTTCGACGCGCCTATCGAATATATTGCCGCGACCAAGGAATGGGCCGATGCCCGCGATATGGACGACAGCGCGTGGCAGCGCTGGTGGCGCACCGACATGGGCGCGGATGACGTGCGTTACGTGCAGTTCATGGGCAAGGACAACGTGCCCTTCCACACGCTAAGCTTCCCCGCCACGATCATGGGCTCGGGCGAGCCGTGGAAGCTGGTCGACTACATCAAGTCGTTCAACTACCTCAACTATGACGGCGGGCAGTTCTCGACCAGCCAGGGCCGCGGCATCTTCATGGATCAGGCGCTGGAAATCCTCGATGCGGATTACTGGCGCTGGTGGCTGCTCAGCCACGCGCCCGAGACCTCAGACAGCGAGTTCACGTGGGATAACTTCCAGGCGTCAGTGAACAAGGACTTGGCCGATGTGCTGGGCAATTTCGTCAGCCGCGTCACGAAGTTTTGCAACGCGAAATTCGGACCTGCTGTGCCTGCGGGCGGGCTGCCCGGTCCCGATGAGGAGGATCTGGTCGCGACGCTCGAAACCCGCACCCGCGCCTACGAGGCCCATATGGAGGCGATGGATGTGCGCAAGGCGGCCGCCGAGCTGCGCGCCATCTGGGTCGCAGGCAACGAGTATCTGCAAGAGGTCGCCCCGTGGTCGACCTTCAAGGAGGACCCGGACCGCGCCGCGGCGCAGATCCGCCTCGCGCTGAACCTGATCCGCGTCTATGCGGTGCTGTCGGCGCCGTTCATCCCGACGGCCTCGGCGAAGATGCTGATGGGGATGAACACGCTGGAGACCAGCTGGCCGGAGGACATGAATGTCGCCCTGTCCGCCCTCGCGCCCGGCCACGAATTTACCGTACCGGAGGTCCTCTTCGCCAAGATCACCGACGAGCAGCGCGAAGACTGGCAGGCCCGGTTCGCAGGCGTACGCGCCTAG
- a CDS encoding AbrB family transcriptional regulator, whose product MPELRVTALSLVVGGLGAALGWLVSMPLYLLTGPALLVSALSLLGFRFAIATGVRDVAFLFIGIGVGAGVNADAAAAVLRWPVAFVALAIMLVIAMAACRALLVRGFGFEPRTAVLASAPGHLSFVLALGESYRVDTAKVAVVQSVRLLLLTLAVPVIAAIMGLDLSQGMLPAGAELSLLHLAILCALGITLGWCLERLCVPAPLLIGAMIVSSLGHLSDLAPGVLNPQLTLVCLVVMGTLIGSRFSGTTPAQLAGYAGGGTAITCLTVGLSVLAAVPIALWLGMPIPHVLVAFAPGGLETMIVMGAVLGANPGFVAACHVGRLLILSILIPSFTARAGSDFSKKSDQNSS is encoded by the coding sequence TTGCCCGAGCTCCGCGTCACGGCGTTGTCCCTGGTGGTCGGCGGCCTCGGCGCGGCGCTGGGCTGGCTGGTATCAATGCCGCTTTATCTTCTGACCGGACCTGCGCTCCTGGTCTCGGCCCTGTCGCTGCTAGGGTTTCGCTTCGCCATCGCCACGGGCGTGCGGGACGTCGCCTTCCTGTTCATCGGTATCGGTGTGGGCGCGGGCGTCAACGCAGACGCTGCCGCGGCCGTTCTGCGCTGGCCTGTGGCCTTCGTGGCGCTCGCCATCATGCTGGTGATCGCGATGGCCGCATGCCGCGCGTTGCTGGTGCGCGGGTTCGGGTTCGAGCCGCGCACGGCGGTGCTTGCATCGGCGCCGGGGCATCTGAGCTTCGTGCTCGCGCTGGGCGAAAGCTACCGTGTCGACACCGCGAAAGTGGCGGTGGTGCAATCCGTGCGCCTGTTGCTGTTGACCCTCGCCGTGCCGGTGATCGCCGCAATCATGGGGCTTGATCTTTCCCAGGGCATGCTGCCCGCGGGCGCGGAGTTGAGCCTGCTCCATCTCGCCATCCTATGCGCGCTGGGCATCACTCTGGGCTGGTGCCTCGAGCGGCTGTGCGTGCCCGCGCCGCTGCTGATCGGGGCGATGATTGTCTCGTCGCTGGGGCATCTGAGCGACCTCGCACCGGGCGTGCTGAACCCTCAGTTGACCTTGGTCTGTCTGGTGGTGATGGGCACGCTCATCGGCTCGCGTTTCTCCGGCACCACGCCCGCGCAATTGGCGGGCTATGCGGGCGGGGGCACCGCAATCACTTGCCTGACCGTCGGGCTATCCGTGCTGGCAGCGGTCCCGATTGCGCTTTGGCTGGGAATGCCGATCCCCCATGTATTGGTGGCCTTCGCACCGGGTGGTCTGGAAACAATGATCGTCATGGGGGCGGTGCTGGGGGCGAACCCGGGCTTCGTGGCGGCCTGCCACGTGGGCCGTCTTTTGATCCTGAGCATTCTGATCCCGAGCTTCACCGCCCGGGCGGGCTCAGACTTTTCAAAAAAGTCTGATCAAAACTCTTCTTAA
- a CDS encoding tetratricopeptide repeat protein gives MRLLLIFCLLLTTAAQAACPPNPERSARHTELMALLADAPNETVAREYSNELWNIWGTAPDTTAQEILQRGMERRQAFDLRGALEDFNTLIDYCPGYAEGYNQRAFINFIGRDYEIALEDLDRALAITPDHIGALTGRALALIQLGRDREGQLVLREALKLNPWLPERNRVTPLPPVPQETVPEVEL, from the coding sequence ATGCGATTGCTTCTCATCTTCTGCCTTCTGCTGACGACCGCCGCACAGGCCGCCTGCCCGCCGAACCCCGAACGCTCTGCACGGCATACAGAATTGATGGCGCTCTTGGCGGACGCGCCGAATGAGACGGTCGCGCGCGAGTATTCAAACGAGCTATGGAACATTTGGGGCACCGCGCCGGACACCACCGCTCAGGAAATCCTGCAGCGCGGGATGGAGCGGCGGCAGGCCTTCGATCTGCGCGGCGCGCTGGAAGACTTCAACACCCTGATCGATTACTGCCCGGGCTATGCCGAAGGGTATAACCAGCGGGCCTTCATCAATTTCATCGGGCGCGACTACGAAATCGCTCTGGAAGATCTGGACCGCGCCCTGGCCATCACGCCCGATCATATCGGGGCGCTGACCGGGCGGGCGCTGGCTTTGATCCAGCTGGGGCGCGACCGCGAGGGGCAGCTGGTGCTGAGGGAGGCGTTGAAGCTGAACCCCTGGCTGCCGGAGCGCAACCGGGTCACCCCCTTGCCCCCCGTACCACAAGAAACTGTGCCAGAGGTCGAGCTTTAG
- a CDS encoding DUF6280 family protein: MAADFVDGNAFNFEQGQRARKLFAAVVLAALDDAIADDKKYGNGPEQIARWARSRDGREVLSCAGIDPNERVVSGLMAFVGNGVRTSVALSREESERRNQAEAA, translated from the coding sequence ATGGCTGCTGATTTCGTTGATGGCAACGCTTTCAACTTCGAACAAGGTCAACGCGCCCGCAAACTGTTTGCCGCCGTTGTCTTGGCCGCACTTGATGATGCAATTGCGGATGACAAGAAATATGGGAACGGCCCCGAGCAGATCGCTCGTTGGGCGCGCTCACGCGATGGCCGTGAGGTCCTGAGCTGCGCCGGGATCGACCCGAACGAGCGGGTCGTGTCCGGCCTGATGGCTTTCGTCGGCAACGGCGTGCGGACCTCGGTCGCGCTGTCTCGCGAAGAGAGCGAGCGCCGCAATCAGGCCGAAGCTGCATAA
- the efp gene encoding elongation factor P, translating to MPKINGNEIKIGNVLEHNDGLWVAVKVDHVKPGKGGAFAQVEMKNLRNGSKLNERFRSADKVERVRLEQKDQQFLYETDGMMTFMDSETYEQIELPADLLGERRPFLQDGMVAVVEYYESEALNVSLPQKVTCTVTETEPVIKGQTASKSFKPAVLDNGVRIMVPPFVGVDEAIVVDTETMEYSERA from the coding sequence ATGCCAAAAATCAACGGCAATGAGATCAAGATCGGCAACGTGCTGGAGCACAATGACGGCCTGTGGGTTGCGGTCAAAGTGGACCATGTGAAGCCCGGCAAAGGCGGTGCCTTCGCCCAGGTCGAGATGAAGAATCTGCGCAACGGCTCGAAACTGAACGAGCGTTTTCGCAGCGCCGACAAGGTCGAGCGGGTCCGGCTGGAGCAAAAGGACCAGCAATTCCTTTATGAGACCGACGGCATGATGACCTTCATGGACAGCGAGACCTATGAGCAGATCGAGCTGCCCGCCGACCTGCTGGGCGAGCGCCGCCCCTTCCTGCAAGATGGCATGGTTGCGGTCGTGGAATACTACGAGAGCGAAGCGCTGAACGTCTCCCTGCCGCAGAAAGTCACCTGCACGGTCACCGAGACCGAGCCGGTCATCAAAGGTCAGACCGCCTCAAAGTCTTTCAAGCCCGCCGTGCTCGACAATGGCGTGCGTATCATGGTGCCGCCCTTCGTGGGCGTGGACGAAGCCATCGTGGTTGACACCGAAACGATGGAATATTCCGAGCGCGCCTAG
- a CDS encoding alpha-1,2-fucosyltransferase — MIIARIFGGLGNQLFQYATARALAKRACAPLWLDIRLAPPGDHWEFALNHFAIEAKIAQPGELPPDKNSKLRYAAWRYLGGSPKFTRERGLGFNENILSLRGDVYLHGYFQSERYFEDFPGLRQELTIKTPPSDENRRWADDIRAVPSVSLHLRRGDYLTAKGAGSHASCDAAYYERALNHVAEKMDAEPKVFVFSDDPDWARDNLKLPFEMRVAGHNGSDKHYEDMRLISICRHNIIANSTFSWWGAWLNDNPDKVVVAPKVWFANPKLANPDITPESWIRL, encoded by the coding sequence ATGATCATCGCGCGTATCTTCGGCGGCCTCGGCAATCAGCTGTTCCAATACGCCACCGCCAGAGCGCTGGCCAAACGGGCCTGCGCGCCGCTTTGGCTTGATATCCGGCTTGCACCGCCCGGAGATCATTGGGAGTTCGCGCTGAACCATTTCGCCATTGAGGCGAAGATTGCGCAGCCGGGCGAGTTGCCGCCGGACAAGAACTCAAAGCTGCGCTACGCCGCGTGGCGATACCTCGGGGGCAGTCCGAAATTCACGCGGGAGCGGGGCCTGGGCTTCAACGAAAACATCCTCTCGTTGCGAGGGGACGTCTACCTCCACGGCTATTTCCAGTCGGAGAGGTATTTCGAGGATTTCCCGGGCTTGCGTCAGGAGCTGACGATCAAGACGCCGCCCAGTGACGAGAACAGGCGTTGGGCCGATGATATTCGTGCGGTGCCCTCGGTGTCCTTGCATTTGCGCCGCGGCGATTACCTGACGGCGAAAGGCGCCGGGTCGCACGCGTCATGCGATGCCGCCTATTACGAGCGCGCGCTGAACCACGTGGCCGAAAAGATGGATGCCGAGCCCAAAGTCTTCGTGTTCTCGGACGACCCAGACTGGGCGCGCGACAACCTGAAGCTGCCGTTCGAGATGCGCGTGGCGGGGCATAACGGGTCGGACAAGCATTACGAGGACATGCGGCTGATCTCGATCTGCCGGCACAACATCATCGCCAACTCGACGTTTTCATGGTGGGGGGCTTGGCTGAACGACAACCCCGACAAGGTGGTCGTGGCGCCGAAGGTCTGGTTCGCCAACCCGAAGCTGGCGAATCCCGATATCACGCCCGAAAGCTGGATACGCCTCTAG
- a CDS encoding glycosyltransferase family 10 domain-containing protein: MSAAFAVVPYGAWPTRGIAKMPLDALEWPLGRPDRLATGCVSDMAATDHLITYPRKPMFYLPWFGVRAQVSVMIVEPDSNHAHHLKSARRLHWRFHRVLTKNKATLAAVPNGIRFVAGDTFLSDFDQIDTTKSKDVSLIASARNDLEGHKLRHSVVERIRATGLDVDILGRGYAPFELKEDGLAPYRYSVVIENSREPSYFTEKLIDALICETVPIYWGAPDIAEYFDATGLMICSDADDIIAALARISPDDYAARADTIAANRAVAMNYANTNKRAAEAVRGSLT, from the coding sequence ATGAGCGCAGCTTTCGCCGTTGTTCCCTATGGCGCATGGCCCACGCGCGGTATCGCGAAGATGCCGCTCGACGCCTTGGAATGGCCGTTGGGCCGCCCCGATCGTCTGGCGACGGGCTGCGTGAGCGATATGGCGGCGACCGATCACCTGATCACCTATCCACGCAAGCCGATGTTCTACCTGCCGTGGTTCGGGGTGCGTGCACAGGTCTCGGTGATGATCGTCGAGCCTGACAGCAACCATGCTCACCACCTGAAGTCCGCTCGCCGCCTGCATTGGCGCTTTCACCGTGTCCTGACGAAGAACAAGGCGACTTTGGCAGCCGTGCCGAACGGCATCCGCTTCGTGGCGGGTGATACGTTCCTGAGCGACTTCGACCAGATCGACACCACCAAGTCCAAGGACGTCTCCCTCATCGCCTCGGCCCGCAATGATCTTGAAGGCCACAAACTGCGCCATTCGGTCGTCGAGCGCATCCGCGCGACAGGTCTGGACGTCGATATCCTTGGCCGTGGCTACGCGCCGTTCGAGCTCAAGGAGGACGGGCTCGCGCCATACCGCTACTCCGTGGTGATCGAGAACTCCCGCGAGCCGTCCTATTTCACCGAAAAGCTCATCGACGCGCTCATTTGCGAGACCGTACCGATCTACTGGGGCGCGCCCGATATCGCGGAGTATTTCGACGCAACGGGCCTTATGATTTGCTCGGATGCGGACGACATCATTGCAGCACTTGCACGGATCAGCCCTGATGATTACGCCGCGCGGGCGGATACGATTGCGGCCAATCGGGCGGTTGCGATGAACTATGCGAACACCAACAAGCGCGCGGCAGAGGCCGTGCGGGGAAGCCTTACATGA
- a CDS encoding rhomboid family intramembrane serine protease, which translates to MFPIRDHNPSERTPYVTYALIALNVVIFLSYWPLFNDERALAAFYDTWGMRPIEIVNGIETYTLLTSMFLHGGIMHLAGNMLFLYIFGDNLEEEMGHLGFLLFYLLGGLGADLGQVLANPSSGVPVVGASGAIAAVMGGYLLLFPKAKVDILIIIVIIFKIFPVPAWVMLGVWFALQLFNGVSNLGMTGGGVAYWAHAGGFIVGFALCLPLWLRRGGRDYWQRTDGHPPHPEASYNSSLPKVIRRK; encoded by the coding sequence ATGTTCCCGATCCGCGACCACAACCCGTCCGAGCGCACGCCTTACGTCACCTATGCGCTCATCGCGTTGAACGTGGTGATCTTCCTGAGCTACTGGCCGCTCTTCAACGACGAGCGCGCGCTCGCGGCCTTTTACGACACGTGGGGCATGCGCCCGATCGAGATCGTCAATGGGATCGAGACCTACACCTTGTTGACCTCGATGTTCCTGCACGGCGGGATCATGCATTTGGCGGGAAACATGCTGTTTCTCTACATCTTCGGCGACAATCTGGAAGAGGAGATGGGCCATTTGGGCTTTCTGCTCTTTTATCTGCTCGGCGGGCTCGGCGCGGATTTGGGACAGGTTCTGGCGAACCCGTCCAGCGGTGTGCCTGTTGTCGGCGCCTCCGGTGCGATCGCGGCGGTGATGGGGGGCTATCTCCTTCTGTTTCCGAAGGCCAAGGTCGATATCCTGATCATCATCGTGATCATCTTCAAAATCTTCCCCGTTCCCGCGTGGGTGATGCTGGGGGTCTGGTTCGCCCTGCAATTGTTCAACGGCGTCTCAAATCTTGGCATGACCGGGGGTGGCGTGGCCTATTGGGCGCACGCAGGCGGGTTTATTGTGGGCTTCGCTTTGTGCCTGCCGCTGTGGCTCAGGCGCGGTGGCCGAGACTATTGGCAACGCACCGACGGCCATCCGCCGCACCCGGAGGCCAGCTACAACAGTTCTCTGCCCAAAGTGATCCGCCGCAAATGA